A genomic segment from Methanoplanus limicola DSM 2279 encodes:
- a CDS encoding adenylosuccinate synthetase: protein MSCTIIVGGFFGDEGKGKIVAHVAHKDKPSIISRGGVGPNAGHTVQVGEKEYGVRMIPSGFVFPEAKLCIGSGVLVNPEVFKSEVDMVGVGDRIFVDGRCSIIEEEHILQDKANEHLSKTIGSTGTGCGPANVARVNRVAKQAKDIPELKPYLADVAFEINEALARGENVLLEGTQGFGISLYFGTYPFVTSKDTSASQIAADNGVGPTMIDDVIVVFKAYPTRVGEGPFGTEMTRDESHELGIQEFGTVTRRERRIGVWDGKMARYSAMINGCTIAAITGIDHVDPECFGATEYEQLTPKALEFIKQAEEDIGVPVKLISTGPEMTQIIDIRDRK from the coding sequence ATGAGTTGTACTATAATAGTTGGCGGTTTTTTTGGTGATGAAGGCAAGGGCAAGATTGTTGCCCATGTTGCACATAAAGATAAACCCTCAATCATATCACGCGGTGGTGTCGGTCCCAATGCAGGCCACACAGTTCAGGTAGGCGAAAAGGAATACGGTGTAAGGATGATCCCTTCAGGATTTGTATTCCCGGAAGCAAAATTATGCATTGGAAGCGGTGTTCTTGTAAATCCCGAGGTATTCAAAAGCGAAGTTGATATGGTCGGAGTCGGAGACAGAATTTTTGTCGATGGAAGATGCAGTATCATTGAAGAAGAGCATATCCTTCAGGATAAAGCCAATGAGCATCTCTCCAAGACCATAGGTTCTACCGGAACAGGATGCGGCCCTGCAAATGTTGCAAGAGTTAACAGGGTTGCAAAGCAGGCAAAGGACATTCCTGAACTTAAACCTTATCTGGCAGATGTCGCATTTGAGATCAATGAAGCGCTCGCAAGGGGAGAAAATGTCCTCCTTGAAGGAACCCAGGGCTTTGGAATTTCACTTTACTTTGGTACATATCCTTTTGTGACGAGCAAGGATACATCAGCTTCACAGATTGCAGCAGACAACGGTGTGGGCCCTACAATGATCGACGACGTCATTGTAGTCTTTAAGGCATATCCTACAAGAGTCGGTGAAGGTCCGTTTGGAACTGAGATGACACGTGATGAATCACATGAACTTGGCATTCAGGAATTCGGTACTGTAACACGGCGTGAGAGAAGAATAGGGGTCTGGGACGGCAAGATGGCACGTTATTCAGCAATGATCAACGGATGCACAATTGCAGCAATAACAGGAATTGATCATGTAGATCCTGAATGCTTTGGCGCAACAGAGTACGAACAGCTTACACCAAAAGCACTTGAATTCATAAAGCAGGCTGAAGAGGATATCGGTGTTCCTGTAAAGCTTATATCAACCGGTCCTGAGATGACTCAGATCATTGATATAAGGGATCGCAAATAA
- a CDS encoding methytransferase partner Trm112, whose amino-acid sequence MKMSTYEILCCPVCKGDLTLKTDKKEILETGEEDIIEGTLRCESCGVDYPVSEGIPDLLPRDKKGIISG is encoded by the coding sequence ATGAAGATGTCAACCTATGAGATACTCTGCTGTCCTGTATGTAAGGGTGATCTGACTCTTAAGACCGATAAGAAGGAGATTCTTGAGACTGGTGAGGAAGATATAATTGAGGGTACTCTCAGGTGCGAGAGCTGCGGTGTTGATTATCCAGTCAGTGAAGGAATACCTGATCTCCTTCCAAGGGACAAAAAAGGAATAATTTCAGGCTGA
- a CDS encoding DUF7524 family protein, with the protein MGEFEVNINKSGINSIEAPEEVDIENGENIVLKLINNGTPLHLTVSAVNARKFTPFLHENLFLENKVILKIPVLSDAPKGSFKIEIITGYGTLRYGIAINVKDRAIEIPDEIEEIPEPEDHTDLYMKAGFMGLLGAGWAAYIFGLYLPGTVPGIVSVILITAAAYIGWQYRP; encoded by the coding sequence ATGGGTGAATTTGAGGTAAATATAAACAAATCAGGGATTAATTCAATAGAGGCACCTGAAGAAGTGGATATAGAGAATGGTGAAAACATTGTCTTAAAACTGATCAATAACGGAACACCTCTGCATCTTACAGTATCTGCCGTAAACGCCAGGAAATTCACTCCCTTTTTGCATGAAAATCTATTCCTTGAAAATAAAGTCATACTTAAAATCCCTGTTTTATCTGATGCACCCAAAGGGAGCTTTAAAATTGAGATTATTACAGGTTACGGGACTTTAAGATATGGGATTGCCATTAATGTAAAGGACAGGGCAATTGAAATTCCGGATGAGATAGAAGAGATTCCTGAACCTGAGGATCATACTGATCTCTATATGAAAGCCGGATTTATGGGTCTTCTTGGTGCAGGGTGGGCCGCATATATATTCGGACTTTATCTTCCGGGAACTGTCCCCGGCATTGTATCGGTAATTCTCATAACTGCTGCGGCATACATCGGATGGCAATACCGGCCCTGA